A genomic segment from Candidatus Peregrinibacteria bacterium encodes:
- a CDS encoding AbrB/MazE/SpoVT family DNA-binding domain-containing protein has product MTKIVYATSRGQVTIPKKIRDKVGTECFQVFFDDKNIILKPLQYKKTLEEEVEESWQEYLNGDSISQEELMKKYGL; this is encoded by the coding sequence ATGACCAAAATTGTATACGCTACCTCACGCGGACAAGTCACGATTCCCAAGAAAATCAGGGACAAGGTCGGCACTGAGTGTTTTCAAGTATTTTTTGATGACAAAAATATTATTCTGAAGCCTCTTCAGTACAAGAAAACATTAGAAGAAGAGGTGGAAGAATCTTGGCAGGAATATTTAAATGGTGACTCAATTAGTCAAGAAGAACTTATGAAAAAATACGGATTATGA
- the gatB gene encoding Asp-tRNA(Asn)/Glu-tRNA(Gln) amidotransferase subunit GatB, with the protein MHSAYESVMGLEIHARIKTKTKMFCGCSNDTWKAEPNEHICDVCAGFPGSLPVLNKEALHKGVLTALAMGCTIPKSSKFDRKSYFYPDLPSGYQISQYDEPIAVNGTVTIFVEGEKKKFRFHRIHLENDAGKLTHENGMTLVDLNRAGSPLMEMVTEPDFRTPKEVSSFLKEVQRILRTLGTSDADMEKGMMRCDVNVSVRKKGAEKLGTKVEVKNMNSFRNIEKALEYEIDRQIELVEKGEKIVQETRGWDDAKEITLSQRNKEEAMDYRYFPEPDIPPLTFEEKYISKLKKEVPELPSQKMERYLSEYEISLNDGETLVNDLEVSNFFETVAKISGNPKKTANWMISEVLAVLNESGKSLAELPFSAEDLGKLIGMIESGKISGKIAKEIFVEMKEKGGDPEKIVTSKGMSQISDEKKLEKICQEVLAENPKLVEEYEGGKDKLFGSFIGQVMKRTGGKANPEMVNAVMKKLLQK; encoded by the coding sequence ATGCACTCTGCTTACGAATCCGTTATGGGACTCGAAATTCACGCCCGCATTAAAACGAAAACGAAAATGTTTTGTGGATGTTCCAATGACACGTGGAAAGCAGAACCAAATGAACATATTTGTGATGTTTGTGCCGGATTTCCGGGATCACTTCCAGTGCTCAATAAAGAAGCCCTCCACAAAGGAGTTCTTACGGCGCTCGCGATGGGATGCACTATTCCCAAATCTTCCAAATTTGATCGCAAAAGTTATTTCTATCCCGATCTCCCGAGCGGATACCAAATTTCTCAGTATGATGAGCCGATTGCGGTAAATGGAACTGTAACAATTTTTGTGGAAGGAGAAAAAAAGAAATTCCGATTCCATCGCATTCATCTCGAAAATGATGCGGGGAAATTGACGCATGAAAATGGAATGACATTGGTCGATTTGAATCGTGCCGGATCACCGCTCATGGAAATGGTGACAGAACCGGATTTTCGCACTCCAAAAGAAGTTTCTTCATTTCTCAAAGAAGTACAGCGAATTCTGCGAACACTCGGAACTTCCGATGCCGATATGGAAAAAGGAATGATGCGCTGTGATGTAAATGTTTCCGTGAGAAAAAAAGGCGCCGAAAAATTGGGAACAAAAGTCGAAGTGAAAAATATGAATTCATTTCGAAATATTGAAAAAGCTCTGGAATATGAAATAGATCGGCAAATTGAACTTGTAGAAAAAGGAGAAAAAATCGTTCAGGAAACACGAGGATGGGATGATGCGAAAGAAATTACGCTGTCGCAGAGAAATAAAGAAGAAGCCATGGACTATCGATATTTTCCAGAACCAGATATTCCACCACTGACATTTGAGGAAAAATATATTTCGAAACTGAAGAAAGAAGTTCCAGAACTTCCGTCTCAAAAAATGGAACGATATCTTTCGGAATACGAAATTTCTCTAAATGATGGAGAAACTTTGGTGAACGATCTCGAGGTAAGCAATTTCTTTGAAACAGTTGCAAAAATTTCTGGGAATCCGAAAAAAACGGCGAATTGGATGATTTCTGAAGTGCTCGCAGTGCTCAATGAGAGCGGAAAATCACTTGCTGAACTCCCCTTCTCCGCTGAGGATCTTGGAAAACTGATTGGAATGATCGAGAGCGGAAAAATTTCAGGAAAAATCGCAAAAGAAATTTTTGTGGAGATGAAAGAAAAAGGTGGAGATCCAGAAAAAATTGTCACATCAAAGGGAATGAGCCAAATTTCCGACGAGAAAAAACTGGAGAAAATTTGCCAAGAAGTTCTTGCCGAAAATCCAAAACTCGTCGAAGAATACGAAGGTGGAAAAGATAAACTCTTTGGTTCATTTATTGGTCAAGTGATGAAGAGAACTGGAGGAAAGGCGAATCCGGAAATGGTGAATGCGGTGATGAAGAAGTTATTGCAAAAATAA
- a CDS encoding type II toxin-antitoxin system RelE/ParE family toxin has product MIHVQYSGKAQKALQKLDTETAERILLKVKYFSSSRENIFRYGKKLKIFKEATHRFRVGDYRVLFRIDQKTKQVVILVIVNVVHRKEAYL; this is encoded by the coding sequence ATGATTCATGTTCAATATTCAGGAAAGGCTCAAAAAGCGCTTCAAAAACTAGATACAGAAACTGCAGAAAGGATACTTCTCAAAGTAAAATATTTCTCCTCTTCAAGAGAAAATATTTTTCGGTACGGGAAAAAATTAAAAATTTTTAAAGAAGCAACTCATCGATTTCGAGTTGGAGACTATAGAGTTCTTTTTCGTATTGACCAGAAAACGAAACAAGTCGTTATTCTCGTCATTGTGAATGTGGTGCACAGGAAGGAGGCGTATTTGTAG